In the Muricauda sp. MAR_2010_75 genome, one interval contains:
- a CDS encoding NADP-dependent glyceraldehyde-3-phosphate dehydrogenase, with protein MPATTTAIPEALQITQEIHQKTYLVNGELRKWEGSTTPVVSTISSTEAYAPTTLGSIPDMGEPEALEALEAALGAYDQGQGVWPTMKVKDRIECMEAFVKRMEQKREEVVKLLMWEIGKSEPDSYKEFDRTVEYIYDTIEDYKQLDRDSAKFQKHDGVYAHIRRGPLGVVLCLGPYNYPLNETFALLIPAIIMGNTTIFKPAKHGVLLITPLLEAFKSSFPKGVVNILFGRGRAVAAPIMKTGKVDVLALIGNSKSANALQEQHPKSNRLRLVLGLEAKNPAIILPDADLDLTINECISGTLSFNGQRCTALKVVYVHEDIKDEFLKRFSEKVDSLKFGNPWEKGVNLTPLPEPGKPAYIQELLDDAQTKGAKIKNKKGGKHFDNYIWPAVLYPVTKDMRVYEEEQFGPVIPVLSFKDIEEPLNDMAESNYGQQVSLFGKDVYTLSPLIDTLANLVCRVNLNSSCQRGPDVYPFTGRKDSAQSTLSVHDALRSFSIRTFVAFKDNELNTSAIEQLMEAKVSNFLSTDYIL; from the coding sequence ATGCCAGCTACAACAACAGCAATTCCTGAAGCACTTCAGATAACGCAAGAAATCCATCAAAAGACGTATTTGGTAAACGGCGAACTCCGAAAATGGGAAGGAAGTACTACCCCAGTAGTTTCTACCATTTCCTCAACGGAAGCGTATGCCCCCACTACTTTGGGAAGCATTCCCGATATGGGCGAACCCGAAGCATTGGAAGCATTGGAAGCCGCTTTGGGTGCATATGACCAAGGACAAGGGGTGTGGCCTACCATGAAGGTGAAGGACCGTATTGAATGCATGGAGGCCTTTGTGAAGCGAATGGAGCAAAAACGTGAGGAAGTTGTAAAGTTGCTCATGTGGGAAATTGGTAAGTCCGAACCGGATTCGTACAAGGAGTTTGATCGTACCGTTGAGTATATTTATGACACTATTGAGGATTACAAGCAGTTAGACCGTGATTCGGCCAAGTTTCAAAAGCATGATGGAGTGTATGCCCATATCAGAAGGGGCCCTTTGGGGGTAGTACTTTGTTTGGGTCCCTATAATTATCCGCTCAATGAAACTTTTGCCTTGTTGATTCCGGCTATTATCATGGGGAATACCACCATATTCAAACCTGCCAAGCATGGCGTATTGTTGATCACACCGCTTTTAGAAGCTTTTAAAAGCAGTTTTCCAAAAGGAGTGGTGAATATTCTTTTTGGCAGGGGAAGGGCTGTTGCAGCACCTATTATGAAAACTGGCAAGGTAGATGTTTTGGCTTTGATCGGCAACAGTAAATCGGCCAACGCGTTACAGGAACAGCACCCAAAGAGCAACCGTCTTCGTTTGGTGTTGGGATTGGAAGCCAAAAACCCCGCCATTATTTTACCTGATGCCGATTTGGACCTTACCATCAACGAATGTATTTCTGGAACACTTTCCTTTAACGGACAGCGTTGTACTGCTCTCAAAGTGGTTTACGTGCATGAGGACATCAAGGATGAGTTTTTAAAACGATTCTCTGAAAAAGTGGACTCCCTTAAGTTTGGAAATCCGTGGGAGAAGGGGGTGAATTTGACACCGTTGCCAGAGCCAGGGAAACCAGCTTACATTCAAGAATTGTTGGATGATGCCCAAACCAAAGGTGCCAAAATAAAGAATAAAAAGGGAGGCAAGCATTTTGATAATTACATCTGGCCAGCAGTGTTGTATCCTGTTACTAAGGACATGCGAGTGTATGAAGAAGAGCAGTTTGGCCCTGTGATTCCTGTACTGTCTTTTAAAGATATTGAAGAGCCCTTGAATGATATGGCCGAATCCAACTACGGACAACAAGTAAGTCTTTTTGGAAAGGATGTGTATACCTTATCACCCTTAATTGATACCTTGGCCAACTTGGTATGCCGTGTGAATCTGAACAGTTCTTGTCAACGTGGTCCGGATGTGTATCCTTTTACGGGACGAAAAGACTCTGCCCAATCGACATTAAGTGTACATGATGCCTTGCGCTCATTTTCCATTCGGACTTTTGTGGCCTTTAAGGATAATGAGTTGAATACCAGTGCCATTGAGCAATTGATGGAAGCCAAAGTGAGCAACTTTTTGAGTACGGATTATATTCTATAG
- the ilvA gene encoding threonine ammonia-lyase translates to MKTVDTYFPQIADIYQAAKTIRQVADETPLQQSIRYSKKYGANILLKREDLHRVRSYKIRGAYNKISSLTQDELKRGVVCASAGNHAQGVAFACSHLQVEGTIYMPVVTPKQKIDQTKMFGGEWVSVVLEGDTFDDSNKAAQAFCEGEGKTFVHPFDDEKIIEGQATVGLEILQQSNEPIDYVFAAVGGGGLAAGLCGTFQALSPQTKIIGVEPEGAPSLKKSIEKGELVELQHIDKFIDGAAVQKVGQLTFPICKDHLYQVSTVPEGKVCQTILDLYNRDAIVVEPAGALTIAVLDDYAEGIKGKNVVCIISGSNNDITRTAEIKERALLYANLKHYFIVRFPQRPGALKEFVADILGPDDDITHFEYSKKSSRENAPAVVGIELKSSADLEPLIQRMKANNFFGDYLNDKPDLFQYLV, encoded by the coding sequence ATGAAAACGGTGGACACCTATTTTCCACAAATAGCGGATATTTATCAGGCAGCGAAGACGATTCGGCAGGTTGCTGACGAAACACCTTTGCAGCAAAGTATCCGCTATTCCAAAAAATATGGGGCCAATATCCTTTTGAAACGAGAGGATTTGCACCGCGTCCGTAGTTACAAGATTCGCGGTGCGTACAATAAAATCAGTTCACTGACCCAGGATGAGCTGAAAAGGGGAGTGGTCTGTGCCAGCGCAGGAAACCATGCCCAAGGAGTGGCCTTTGCCTGTAGCCATTTGCAGGTGGAGGGAACTATTTACATGCCTGTCGTCACACCAAAACAAAAAATTGACCAGACCAAAATGTTTGGAGGGGAATGGGTGAGCGTAGTGTTGGAAGGCGACACCTTTGACGATTCCAATAAAGCTGCCCAAGCGTTCTGCGAGGGGGAAGGCAAGACCTTTGTGCATCCCTTTGATGATGAAAAAATCATTGAAGGTCAGGCTACGGTAGGATTGGAAATCTTGCAACAATCCAATGAGCCTATCGATTACGTTTTTGCTGCCGTTGGTGGCGGAGGACTTGCAGCTGGATTGTGCGGAACGTTTCAGGCGTTATCTCCACAAACCAAGATCATTGGCGTAGAACCAGAGGGAGCACCTTCCTTAAAAAAATCAATAGAAAAAGGAGAATTGGTCGAATTGCAGCATATTGATAAGTTTATTGATGGAGCTGCAGTACAAAAAGTGGGGCAATTGACGTTCCCGATTTGTAAGGACCACCTCTATCAAGTATCCACCGTTCCCGAAGGGAAAGTATGTCAGACCATATTAGATCTCTATAATCGCGATGCCATTGTGGTGGAACCAGCTGGAGCTTTGACCATTGCTGTTTTGGATGATTATGCCGAAGGGATCAAAGGGAAAAACGTGGTCTGTATCATCAGTGGGAGCAATAATGATATTACGCGTACTGCGGAAATAAAGGAACGGGCCTTGCTCTATGCTAATTTGAAACACTATTTTATTGTTCGATTTCCTCAACGTCCTGGAGCCCTAAAAGAATTCGTGGCGGATATTTTAGGACCAGATGATGACATCACCCATTTTGAATATTCCAAAAAGTCCAGTCGGGAGAATGCACCCGCTGTTGTGGGGATTGAGTTAAAGTCCTCTGCTGATTTGGAACCTTTGATTCAACGGATGAAGGCTAACAACTTTTTTGGCGACTACCTCAACGACAAGCCAGACCTGTTTCAATACCTCGTGTGA
- the ilvC gene encoding ketol-acid reductoisomerase: MTNYFNTLSLREQLTQLGKCRFMDPSEFADGVTALKGKKIVIVGCGAQGLNQGLNMRDSGLDISYALRAAAIKEQRQSYKNAKENNFTVGTYEELIPIADLVINLTPDKQHTNVVSTVMPLMKKGATLSYSHGFNIVEEGMQIREDLTVIMVAPKSPGSEVREEYKRGFGVPTLIAVHPENDPEGKGLEQAKAYAAGTGGDKAGVLESSFVAEVKSDLMGEQTILCGLLQTGSILSFNKMIEKGVDAGYASKLIQYGWETITEGLKQGGITNMMDRLSNPAKIKAFDLAEELKEIMRPLFQKHMDDIMSGHFSKTMMEDWNNGDKNLLDWRAATGETAFEKTPAGDMSISEQEYYDNGVLMVAFVKSGVELAYETMTESGIIGESAYYESLHETPLIANTIARKKLFEMNRVISDTAEYGCYLFDHACKPLLTDFMKKIETDVIGKHFGEGKDTGVDNIKLIAVNKAIRTHDVEVVGARLRASMTAMKPIG, from the coding sequence ATGACAAATTACTTCAACACACTGTCACTTCGCGAGCAATTGACCCAATTGGGAAAATGTAGGTTTATGGACCCCAGCGAGTTTGCCGATGGTGTTACCGCCCTAAAAGGCAAAAAAATTGTAATTGTGGGCTGTGGTGCTCAAGGCTTAAACCAAGGTTTGAACATGAGGGATTCCGGTTTGGATATTTCCTATGCACTACGCGCCGCCGCCATTAAAGAACAAAGACAATCCTATAAAAACGCCAAGGAAAACAATTTCACCGTAGGAACTTATGAAGAGTTGATTCCCATCGCGGATTTAGTCATCAACCTAACTCCAGATAAACAGCACACCAATGTGGTGAGTACGGTAATGCCATTGATGAAGAAGGGGGCGACATTGTCGTATTCCCACGGATTCAACATCGTAGAAGAAGGAATGCAGATACGTGAGGACCTTACCGTAATCATGGTGGCACCAAAAAGTCCGGGTTCTGAGGTGCGTGAGGAGTACAAAAGAGGGTTCGGGGTACCTACCTTAATCGCCGTTCACCCAGAAAATGACCCAGAGGGCAAAGGTTTGGAGCAGGCTAAGGCCTATGCTGCAGGTACTGGTGGCGACAAAGCTGGTGTACTGGAATCTTCCTTTGTAGCTGAAGTAAAGTCAGATTTGATGGGGGAGCAGACCATTCTTTGTGGTTTGTTGCAAACAGGATCTATCCTTTCTTTCAATAAAATGATTGAAAAGGGCGTTGATGCCGGATACGCTTCCAAATTGATTCAATACGGATGGGAAACCATTACCGAAGGATTGAAGCAAGGAGGTATCACCAATATGATGGACCGTTTGTCCAACCCTGCCAAAATCAAAGCCTTTGATTTGGCCGAAGAATTGAAAGAAATTATGCGTCCGTTGTTCCAAAAGCATATGGACGATATCATGAGCGGTCATTTTTCCAAAACCATGATGGAAGACTGGAACAATGGCGATAAAAATCTATTGGATTGGCGTGCCGCTACCGGAGAAACTGCTTTCGAAAAGACTCCTGCCGGCGATATGTCCATTTCTGAACAAGAATACTACGACAACGGCGTGTTGATGGTCGCTTTTGTAAAATCCGGAGTTGAATTGGCTTATGAAACCATGACAGAATCCGGAATTATTGGTGAATCTGCGTACTACGAGTCGCTTCACGAAACCCCGTTGATCGCCAATACCATTGCTAGAAAGAAATTGTTCGAGATGAACCGTGTTATTTCCGATACCGCTGAGTATGGTTGCTACTTATTTGACCATGCTTGTAAGCCATTGTTGACCGATTTCATGAAGAAAATCGAAACCGATGTCATTGGAAAGCATTTCGGAGAAGGGAAAGATACGGGCGTGGATAACATTAAGCTGATTGCCGTGAACAAAGCCATCCGTACACACGATGTGGAAGTGGTTGGAGCTCGTTTGCGTGCATCCATGACCGCCATGAAACCTATCGGATAA